TCCACCGTCTGCCGGTCGGAATAGACAACAATTTCATTGTTTCCGCCTTCCTGTTCTACTCCAGATTTCTTTTTTGGTTTTGGCTGGGCAACGCTCTGTTCGGCTGAGATCGGGTTGATATTTGGCGTATCAGTTATGGGATTCGCAACTTGGCGTTCGACCGGATTGGATTGCTGCGCGGACGCTAGCGTGGCGGCCACTACAACGAGTGAGAAGACAATAAATAGATTGAAAAACCGCATCGAATCAATAAGTTAATTAACGATGCTAACACGAACCGAGTTAAAGAATAAAGCGGTATGCTAGACTTAGAATCTAACGATCACTGTGCCTGAATTAACCGCTCAAACCGTGTTGGTAGTCGAAGACGAAGAATTGATGAGGGCTATCCTTCGTCAACTGATTGAGGATGCCGGATACAATGTGGTAAGTGCCGATAGTGCGGAATCAGCCATCGAAGCGTTCACCTCGAACGACGTTGCCGTAACACTGACCGATATAAAAATGTCGGGTAAGGACGGCCTTCAACTGCTGGATCAAATTAAAATAATAGACAACGAGGCAGTAGTCATTATTATGACCGCATTTTCGTCAGTGGACACTGCGGTCGCGGCCTTACGTAAAGGCGCATACGATTACGTCACGAAACCGTTTGTCAACGATGACCTACTTCAGACAATAAAAAATGCCGCGAAGTTAGGCAAGCTTTTTCAGGAAAATCGTGTATTGCGGCGCGAACTGCGACGCCATTATGGATTTTCGGAGATCGTCGGCAAGAGCGAACAAATGATGCGAATCTTCGATATCATTAGAAAAGTTGCTGATACGAACGCGAGCATTTTGATCCAAGGTGAGAGCGGTACAGGAAAGGAGTTGGTCGCACGATCGATTCACCTTAATAGTCAACGGGCGGACAATGCGTTTCTCGCGATCAACTGTGGTGCCCTGCCCGAATCACTACTCGAGAGTGAGCTTTTCGGTCATAAAAAAGGCTCATTTACGGGTGCGGTTGCCAACCGTGACGGCCTAATCCGCTCGGTGGACGGGGGCACTCTTTTCTTGGACGAAATCGGTGAGATGCCGTTCGCACTCCAGGTGAAATTGCTCAGAGCACTGCAGGAGCACGAGGTCACACCAGTTGGTGCAACTCGCCCGGTCCCATTTGATGCCCGAATCCTTGCGGCGACCAACAAGGATCTGGCTAACGAGGTCGAAAACGGTACTTTTCGTGAAGATCTTTACTACAGGTTAAACGTGGTCGAAATCGCCATTCCGCCACTCCGTTATCGCCGAGAGGACATTCCGTTATTAATTCAGCACTTTGTCGCTAAACATCGGCGTGGCTCAGGCGTCCCTATAAGTGGCTTGTCGAAACCTGTAATGGATGCATTATGTGGTTATGACTGGCCGGGAAACATTCGCGAATTAGAAAATACGATCGAGAGGGCGACCATCCTGGGCGGTAACGAAATCCGGCTTGAGGACTTACCTGCAAAATTACTGGCCAATACTCGAAATACCGATTCGAGTTCATTCGGACCAACACTTGACGAGGTTGAAAAGAAATATGTGCTCGAGGTTTTGACTGCATTCGGCGAGGATAAGAATGCGACTGCCCGAATATTGGGGATCGATCTATCAACGCTATATCGCAAGTTGAAAAAATTTAACGAAGAATGAAGTCTATTTAGCACTCATCTCGATAACGAAGTATTCGGTACCGTCGATCCGCACGATCATCCCATCAGAAAACGGCTCTTGGAAGAAAGGCTGTGCAGAGTAGGCGACCCCCTTCAAAGTATCATCCCCAGTTACATCACTCTGAGCTATCAACTCAACAGGAAACCAATTTTCCGACTGAAGTGTCACAGTTTCTGGCGGCTTGATGTTCCGGACGTCTTCGACAATTTTGTCTGCGTCGGCACGGGATACTCGAATCACTGCAACTAACTTCTTTTGCGGTACGATCTCTTTCCAGACGATGTCCTCCGTCTCATAGGGCACATTTATCAACATACCAAGTTCTTCTACGTTCGTCTTAGCCGAGTTTGACTGCGAATTCGATTCGACACTTTGTGGTTGATTAACGTTCGAGGTTACCTTGAATGCACAACCGGCAAAGCCAAAGATGCAGGCAGATGATGCTAGAATAATGGCTAAATTGACCGATTTCATTAGATGATTGTATGCGGAAGTTTAATACTTTGGCAATCTGTCCAATTATATCGATCGATTTACATGATCTGAATCGATCAGTAAAAATATCCGCACGATGCCCAAATACCTGATTGCGTTACCCGGCGCTGTCCTCCGAATTTCTCAACCTCCGCACACATTGCACATATCGTTCGCATCTAATGGAATCTAATCGGCCAATTTATCGATTCGATGTGATGAAGCACCGCACAAGTCGTTCTAGGGGCCGACCCATTTATAATGGATGCTCTGACAATGGCGTTAGGCCTTAAAGGAATTAGACTCGCGTTGGAACCCTAGTTCCAATTGCATTTTAGTTTTTGCGCGTTCTACTGCTAAGCACGTACAATTTGATTACAATCAAAAACTTCTCAATAAGATCGAAATGGAATTAACTGACGAAATATTAGCGACATCAACGGCACGGAATGAGGTTGAACGTTGGGAAAACGAGACACTCTCAAAAGTCATCAAAAGGACGCCGGAGCGAAAGGCCCACTTTGAAGGCGTGAGTCTTGAACCCGTAAACCGTTTGTACACACCGGCTGACTCTGAAACCGCCGACGAGATCGGCTTTCCGGGCGAATTTCCGTATAAGCGTGGTATCCATCCAACTGGCTATCGCGGCAAATTATGGACGATGCGACAGTTCGCAGGATTTTCGTCACCAGAAGAGACAAACCGGCGATTTAAGTACCTTATGGCTCAGGGCCAGACGGGACTGAGTGTTGCATATGACCTGCCGGCACTTATGGGGCTCGATTGTGATTCACCATTGAGCGAGGGCGAGGTAGGAAAGTGCGGGGTGGCGGTGTCTTCGCTCGCTGATTTTGAGGTTTTGTTCGACGGTATACCGCTCGACCAAGTCACTGTTTCCCAGACAATAAATGCGCCGGCACCGATCTTCCTGGCAATGTACTTAGTGGTTGCGGAAAAGCAAAAGGCGGATTTTTCGAAGATATCGGGTACGCTCCAGAATGACATACTCAAAGAATATATCGCTCAAAAGGAATGGATATACCCGATCAAACCGGCGATGAAACTGGTTATCGATACGTTTGAGTACACGACCAAACACGTCCCGAAGTACAACCCGATCTCGGTCTCCGGTTATCACATCCGAGAGGCCGGAGCGACAGCATTGCAAGAACTTGCTTTCACCCTTCGAGACGGCGTCGAGTACGTTCAGTACGGTGTGGAACGAGGGATGGATGTCGATGAATTTGTTCCACGTCTATCGTTTTTCTTTAACGCTCACAATGATTTCTTTGAAGAGATCGCCAAATATCGTGCAGCTCGAGTTATTTGGGCAAAGACGATGAAGGAACGATTTGGAGCTAGGAACGAACGAACAATGCAGTTGCGGTTTCATACTCAGACCGCCGGCGTGTCTTTGACCGTCCAGCAACCGCTGAACAACATTGCCCGTGTCGCCATTCAGGCCCTCGCCGGTGTATTAGGCGGTACGCAGTCACTGCATACAGATTCGTATGATGAAGCTTTGGCATTACCAAGCGATCAGGCAGCTCTGATCGCACTTCGAACACAACAGATCATCGCGGAGGAAACCGGAGTCGCTAATACGGTAGATCCGCTCGGGGGTAGCTATTATGTCGAATCGTTAACTCAAAAGATGATCGACGGCTGCTTAGAATATTTCGATAAGATCGACGGATTCGGTGGAATGGTCGAGGCGGTCGAAGCAGGGTTTCCACAGCGCGAAATACAGGAATCGGCATATCAGTATCAAAAGGCAGTCGAACGCGGTGAGCAAACTATCGTCGGAGTTAATAAGTATGCGATGGATGAAGAACTATCCACCATCAAATTACTGCAGATCGATGAGAATGTTCGTGATCATCAGCTTCTGAGAATGGAGCACGTGAGGTCCGTTCGAGATGGTGGAGCAGTGGCCAACGCTCTCGAAAAGCTAAAGAAGGCTGCCACGACCAACGAAAACACGATGCCTTCGATCATCGAAGCAGTCGCCGCGTATGCAACTGTCGAAGAAATATGTGTTGCTCTACGGGATGTTTACGGCATCTACGAAGAACCGGCCTTTTAAGGTCAGTTTAATCGAGAAGATTGAACAGTCACGTTTCGATACGGCTGTGTACCCAATGGCATTTTTGAAAAATTAGGCGCTCGCTAGGCTGTATCGATCATCGTTTCGATTTTTGAAGTTGCGTAACCACGAACATCTACCAACCTAAGCAATTAGTATTTGCGAGCGGTGTCTTTTACTATACTTGGTAATCGTACTTGACCATAGATGTCTGAGATTCTGTCGATTGTCAAAGAAAATGAAGGGACCGAAGCGACCGCTTCGAGTCGACTGGGAACACTCGGCGAACAAATTGCCGCCGAGGCTCTCGAAAAGAATGGATACCGGTTGGTTTTGCGTAATTTTAAGGTACCCGTGGGGCGTAATAGCAAAGGCGTCCAAGTGACTGGAGAGATCGATATTATCGCACTTGACGGTGATACGATCTGCTTCGTCGAAGTCAAAACGCGTCGGTCCGACGACTTTGCACCGATAATAGCGGCAGTTGATATTCGCAAACAGCGTCAAATTACGAGAACGGCACGAATGTATCGCCGAATCTTTGACCTTCGGGAAATTGCATTTAGATTCGACGTTGTTACGATATTGATACCAAAAGATTCCGAACCGATCACCAAGATCATCCGTTCATATTGGACGGAAAATAAATTTCGGAAGCAACGGTGGCAACACGACCATTGGCACGATAGCGTGTGAAACCATCATCAAGATTCTTACGTATGAGTTTGGGGAAATAAATCAATTAAAACTATGAGAAGAAACCTAACTGCACTTTCGATACTATTGGCATTTTCACTTTTCTCCGCATATGCGGTGATTGCAACTGATCTATCTGAGGATTCGATCATCTCGGGCAAATGGTCGCTAACAGCCGATGCAGGCGGCCAATCGATCCAGATATTGGTCGACCTCAAGCAAACCGGTTCGGATTTCACAGGGACTACCTCTTCAGATATGGGAGGCGGAATGATAGACGGGGGCAAAGTTACCGGTAAGACTTTCACCGGGATGTTACACGCAGACATCCAGGGGAACACCGTAGACTTTAAGATCGATGGCGTCGTCGATGGTGACAAAATGACCGGGACGTTTACTAATCCTTCGTTTGGCTCGATTCCCTTTGCCGCAACCAAAGAGAAATAGCCTAGAGAATTACAAACGAAAAACGCCCAACCAAATTCGTTGGGCGTTTTTCTGTCTTTAGGGCAGCTATTATTTATCCCGACTCAGATTTAATCTAACCCCAACTCTAAACATTCTGCCTGCATCCGGGCGGATGATCGGCAGTGGCATTCCTGTCGTATCAAAGCGTCCGACATTTGCATCTTGATTGCCAAAAACGTTTTCGACGGTTCCATAGATCTCGACACCCTTTTTAACGGATTTAGATGCAAAGATATCAACCAGTTGGAAAGCAGGCGATAAGATCTCGCCTTGAACGACCCGATTTGACTGCGAAGACGCCTTCCAATTTGAATAGAAACTAGCTCTGATATTCGCCCGAAAGCCTAAGTCCTCGTTATCGTATCCTAGCCGAACAAAACCTTGATGCTTGAATCTTTCAGGCAGATACGATCCGGTCGATTTGTCTCGAGCATCCAGATATGTGTATGCCGAGGCAACCGAAAAGCGGGCAGGCAATTTGAAATCCGCATTCGCCTCGATACCCTGAGTGTAGATCTTCGTAATATTATTATAGACGATCAGCAATCGATACGGCCTGATCGGGTATTCGGCCGGATTTAGGCCAATCGATGAGATATAGGCATACGCTTGCGAAAGGCTCAAGGTGCCGGGCGAAGCGAACGGAAGCACGAATCCAACCGTCAGCGGATCGATCATATTTACAACATCGTTTCGAAACAGATTCAGGCCAAATCTGTAGTTCTTTTTCGTACTGGCATATTCGGCACCGATCTGCCACGAACCCGAGTGTTCGGGCCTGAGATTGGGATTACCGAATACCTGATAGAAATTGGTCGGATTATAGAATTTGTAATATAGCTGACCAAGGTCCGGCGCTCGAAAACCGCGTCCCCACGACGCTCGTACGGCGAGGCGGTCCGTAGCCCTGATACTCAGGCCAATTTTAGGTGACACGGCAGAACCAAAGACTGAATGTTTGTCGTATCGTGCTCCAACTGTGACCGTGATCCAGTTTGCCAAGCTGATCTTGTCCTGTCCCCAAAACGTACTGGTATCAGCTCGCTGTCCACCGGTTCCGGACAGGCGATTTATACCCCGATAGCGGTCGGTGGACCACTCGCCGCCGGCCTGCATAATCTGACGCTCACCCCAGATCTGCAAGATCGACGCATCTACTCGGCCGAATCGCTGAAAGAGATTATCGTCCGGAAATGTCTGTCCATTTGCAAATGATGTCTGGCTATACTCATCATATCGCGAAAAATATCCGCGGGCCTGTATCACCGTCTTTACTGTCGGTGCCCAGTTGGCGGAAAGGCCGTAATTCTGGGTGATATCGCGGGTATTGTCATACTGTTTACCGGATGCATAATTCTGTGTAGGATCGGGCTCACCGATCGAGCGGCCACGTGCGTGGCCCATAAATATGTTGGCCATTCCGGTTATGTAAAACTTTGGCGAAATTTCCCACTTTGGCTTTGCGAACACGTCATAGCGATGAAATCCGGCGCCCGTGGTGTCAAAGGTGGAGGGAGTCAGGTCAAACTCATTCTGTTTGTCTCTATTGAAAGTGAAAAAGCCGCTAACCGACTTTTTCTTCATTCCGACCTCAACGCCCTGGCTAAGTACCCCAAAGTTGCCGCCGGAGATCGTAAATCGAGCCTGTAGAGGCTTAGTGGCTTCGCGGGATATCAGATTGACGACGCCGCCGATCGCGTCGGAGCCGTACAGTGCCGACGCAGCCCCTTGAACGACTTCGACTTGTTCGATCTTCCCGGTTGACTGGCGGTCTAGATTGATCGTGCCGCTCTTGATACCGCGGGCGGCAATTATAGGAAATCCATCGAGCATTACCAGAGCTTGTCTCGAGCCTACACCCTGAATCTGCTCACCTGCGATTCCGCTGACCGTTCCGGTATCAGAACCGAGTCGGGTCTGAACGCCCGGGACTTCCTTGAGCACTTCACCGACTGTTTGGTAGCCTTTGTTATCAATGTCGGCTCTCGTCACGACCGAAACTGCGGTGTTCAGGCTTTCCTGCAATTCGGCCTGACGTGAGCCCGAATATACCGTTACCGATGCCCGCAACTCTTCGGGTTGTAGCGTCAATACCAATGCCGACTGTCCTGATGTCACTATCTCTTTGCGAACCGCAAACCCGCCCGCCCTAACTGAAACTTCGTACTCGGCGTTATTTAGGCCGGAAAATACAAAATGGCCGTCGCCGTCCGTGTTCGTCAGGCGTTCGAGTCCGGTCGATCTATTGCGTAATACAACGATGGCTCCTGCGATCGGAGCCTTTGCGGAGTCCTCGATCCGGCCTTCCAGTGAGGTAGATTGAGCTCTCGCTCCACTTACGATCAGTAAAACGGTAACTATATAAATTAAAATGGATGATCTCTTCATATCAAATACTCCTAGTATTCCCGAATGCCATAAATGCATTACGATAGGCTATGTAGTGGCAATGACCGTGCCGTAGCCCACATACTGGATATATTTGGCGTTCTGCCTGAGAATCGCGTGATAATTCGCGATCATAACTGTCTGAGTGCGAGATTTTTCGAAGTGTTGCCGTGCTTGGCGAAAATTCCCGGCTCTGCTACTGACGCGCAAGAAGGCCGCCCTGGATCGAGCGGCCTTACGGAATATCACGACTGGTAGATCGAGGTCACCGCTTACTTCGCGGTTGCTTTGCGTCGGTCAGGATAACGTAGTCCCCGATGTCTGTATGCTTGGCTTTATCAAAGGTCTTAAAATCGTCCTCATAACGCACGGTAACAACGATCGCTCTTGTTTTTGGCCTATATCGAAGCAAGTGTTCGATAGTGCCAAGTCTGCTCTCCGTGTGAAAAGCACCGACGAGGTGGACGACCAATGCACGCTTGTTTTCCTTCAGATACCGTGCGACCGAATTAGACATCGTTGCATCCCAGAGTGATTGCGAAGCTAGGATCTTGTCGATGCCCATCTGAGCCTCGGGGCTCGGGCCCATCAGGGCCTTAAACTTCGCTCCATATGTCTCCGACGGTTCGCCGTAGGGTAATGGTGCGAGCCATTTCTTTGCTTCTTTTGTAAGGCTATTGATCGAATCACGCCCATTTCGCGACACCATATTTACATAGCGTCGTGGAGCGTTGGCGGCGACGATGTCGAGTTTCTTATCTTTTGCGAGTTCAAACAAAGGCCGATAATCGGTCTTATAATTGCCCCATGGACGCGAGCTCGCCATAAACTGTGCTTCGCTGATCAGTCCACGCCAATATTCGTCCACGATGATCTGCACATCGCGTTCGAACATCTCGAGCGAGAGTGCGACCTTGCGCTCAGGCGAGTATTTCGCGACGATTCGGCGAAAGATCTCGGCCTGGATGGCGTGCCCGACGGCGTCATCGTGCTGCTCGCCGAGAAAGACAGCTTCATTCACACCGGCCGCGGCCACGATCTGATCAATGGTCACCGGATTACCTTTTGCATCGAACGCTCGAAACTGCTCTTCGTCGTATTTGATCTGAGCGGACACAACGTTAGCCAAGACGGCCAATATAAAAATCATCAATAGAATTGCTTTCATCTCAAAAAATAACTCCAAGAAAACCAAACACTATTCGTCACAGACCAACATTGCGGCCAGCAGCGGCAACGTAAGTTCGTGGTGCCCCGTAACGGCGTATCCGCGGCCCGCGCCATTAGCCGTCGGACGTCGGACTACGTTAGTCATAGGGCGATAATGCTGTACGAAATCGAAATTAGCGGTCGTAATGTCGTTGAGGCCGTGGCCGAGATTACGCACGACCGTGATCGCCTTTAGGAATATCTCCGGCATAGTAACGGCCGAGCCAAAGTTGATATACACGCCGCCGCCGTCCATCGCCTGCACAAGCGAGCAAAATAGTCGAAAATCGAGATGTGACGCCGCGCCCAACGCCGCACCGTCGCAACTGCTGTGAAAATGGCCAATATCGGCTCCTATGGTCAGGTGAGCGGTAAATGGCACGCGGGCGGAATATGCGGCACATAGCACAGAGATTTTGGAATTGATCGCATCAAGGGCGTTGAGTTCCCTTCCCATCGCCTCGCCAAGCCCGATGGCGTCATCGGCAGCTTTTTTTGCAGCCCTGTTAAGTATCTCACCGGTCTCGCGTGCGGCTCCAAAGTCACCGCTGCCGAGAGTAGCGTCGACGTCCTCGCTGGTAAATCCCACCAGAGCCATCTCGGTATCGTGGACCAAGACGGATCCATTCGAGGCAAATGCGGTGACAAAACCCCGGTTCATCAGATCGATCAGCACGGGCGAAAGTCCCGTCTTGATCACGTGGCCGCCGATGCCCCAGATGATCGGTTTGCCGAGATCTCTGGCCCGGCGAATGGCCGCTACGACCTCGCGAAGCGATCGGATGGCGAGCACATCGGGCAATTTAGCAAAAAACTCAGCCATCGAATCGCCTCGCGCAGGCGGCCTTGCCAGATCTGCGGCCGAGACCTTGCTCGGACGCGACGCGAGCTCGTAAGTCTTGATCTCGCTCAGATCGATGGGTTTGATGTTGCCGTAAACTGACATATATGGGGCCTGCCGCTATGCAAAAATGATAGCACAATAAGTCGAAAAGCCCTGACCGCTGACGGTGAGGGCTTTTCGACAGTGACTAACGTTCAAGCCTAATAATTGCTAGATGTCGCTCCGGCAAAGTTGGGCTTGAAAGTCGGCGTCACTCCTGAGGCATCGCCAAAAAGTCAGCATCGAGGACGCTGTCACTCAGCGTCACGATGCGGCTCGGTGCCTGGAAGAAGAACCGTTTGGAGTTTACCGTCACAACATAAGTCTCGCCGGCCTCGAGGCCATCAAAACGATAGTAGCCGAATGGCCCTGTCAAAACCCTCATCGGCGTCGGCAGAGTATTTCCGCTGATAACCAACACGGCATTTTTGATTCCGCGTCCATCAGCCGTCAAAACCCGCCCGCCAAGAACCACATCCGCCGCCGTCGGTGCCAAAGGCCCGGAACCGGTCCAACGCGAGAATTCCGTGACGCCGATAACGGGGCCAAGA
This is a stretch of genomic DNA from Chloracidobacterium sp.. It encodes these proteins:
- a CDS encoding TonB-dependent receptor, yielding MKRSSILIYIVTVLLIVSGARAQSTSLEGRIEDSAKAPIAGAIVVLRNRSTGLERLTNTDGDGHFVFSGLNNAEYEVSVRAGGFAVRKEIVTSGQSALVLTLQPEELRASVTVYSGSRQAELQESLNTAVSVVTRADIDNKGYQTVGEVLKEVPGVQTRLGSDTGTVSGIAGEQIQGVGSRQALVMLDGFPIIAARGIKSGTINLDRQSTGKIEQVEVVQGAASALYGSDAIGGVVNLISREATKPLQARFTISGGNFGVLSQGVEVGMKKKSVSGFFTFNRDKQNEFDLTPSTFDTTGAGFHRYDVFAKPKWEISPKFYITGMANIFMGHARGRSIGEPDPTQNYASGKQYDNTRDITQNYGLSANWAPTVKTVIQARGYFSRYDEYSQTSFANGQTFPDDNLFQRFGRVDASILQIWGERQIMQAGGEWSTDRYRGINRLSGTGGQRADTSTFWGQDKISLANWITVTVGARYDKHSVFGSAVSPKIGLSIRATDRLAVRASWGRGFRAPDLGQLYYKFYNPTNFYQVFGNPNLRPEHSGSWQIGAEYASTKKNYRFGLNLFRNDVVNMIDPLTVGFVLPFASPGTLSLSQAYAYISSIGLNPAEYPIRPYRLLIVYNNITKIYTQGIEANADFKLPARFSVASAYTYLDARDKSTGSYLPERFKHQGFVRLGYDNEDLGFRANIRASFYSNWKASSQSNRVVQGEILSPAFQLVDIFASKSVKKGVEIYGTVENVFGNQDANVGRFDTTGMPLPIIRPDAGRMFRVGVRLNLSRDK
- a CDS encoding methylmalonyl-CoA mutase family protein, with amino-acid sequence MELTDEILATSTARNEVERWENETLSKVIKRTPERKAHFEGVSLEPVNRLYTPADSETADEIGFPGEFPYKRGIHPTGYRGKLWTMRQFAGFSSPEETNRRFKYLMAQGQTGLSVAYDLPALMGLDCDSPLSEGEVGKCGVAVSSLADFEVLFDGIPLDQVTVSQTINAPAPIFLAMYLVVAEKQKADFSKISGTLQNDILKEYIAQKEWIYPIKPAMKLVIDTFEYTTKHVPKYNPISVSGYHIREAGATALQELAFTLRDGVEYVQYGVERGMDVDEFVPRLSFFFNAHNDFFEEIAKYRAARVIWAKTMKERFGARNERTMQLRFHTQTAGVSLTVQQPLNNIARVAIQALAGVLGGTQSLHTDSYDEALALPSDQAALIALRTQQIIAEETGVANTVDPLGGSYYVESLTQKMIDGCLEYFDKIDGFGGMVEAVEAGFPQREIQESAYQYQKAVERGEQTIVGVNKYAMDEELSTIKLLQIDENVRDHQLLRMEHVRSVRDGGAVANALEKLKKAATTNENTMPSIIEAVAAYATVEEICVALRDVYGIYEEPAF
- a CDS encoding sigma-54-dependent Fis family transcriptional regulator is translated as MRAILRQLIEDAGYNVVSADSAESAIEAFTSNDVAVTLTDIKMSGKDGLQLLDQIKIIDNEAVVIIMTAFSSVDTAVAALRKGAYDYVTKPFVNDDLLQTIKNAAKLGKLFQENRVLRRELRRHYGFSEIVGKSEQMMRIFDIIRKVADTNASILIQGESGTGKELVARSIHLNSQRADNAFLAINCGALPESLLESELFGHKKGSFTGAVANRDGLIRSVDGGTLFLDEIGEMPFALQVKLLRALQEHEVTPVGATRPVPFDARILAATNKDLANEVENGTFREDLYYRLNVVEIAIPPLRYRREDIPLLIQHFVAKHRRGSGVPISGLSKPVMDALCGYDWPGNIRELENTIERATILGGNEIRLEDLPAKLLANTRNTDSSSFGPTLDEVEKKYVLEVLTAFGEDKNATARILGIDLSTLYRKLKKFNEE
- a CDS encoding YraN family protein, whose product is MSEILSIVKENEGTEATASSRLGTLGEQIAAEALEKNGYRLVLRNFKVPVGRNSKGVQVTGEIDIIALDGDTICFVEVKTRRSDDFAPIIAAVDIRKQRQITRTARMYRRIFDLREIAFRFDVVTILIPKDSEPITKIIRSYWTENKFRKQRWQHDHWHDSV
- a CDS encoding ChaN family lipoprotein — protein: MKAILLMIFILAVLANVVSAQIKYDEEQFRAFDAKGNPVTIDQIVAAAGVNEAVFLGEQHDDAVGHAIQAEIFRRIVAKYSPERKVALSLEMFERDVQIIVDEYWRGLISEAQFMASSRPWGNYKTDYRPLFELAKDKKLDIVAANAPRRYVNMVSRNGRDSINSLTKEAKKWLAPLPYGEPSETYGAKFKALMGPSPEAQMGIDKILASQSLWDATMSNSVARYLKENKRALVVHLVGAFHTESRLGTIEHLLRYRPKTRAIVVTVRYEDDFKTFDKAKHTDIGDYVILTDAKQPRSKR